In Devosia beringensis, a single window of DNA contains:
- a CDS encoding class I SAM-dependent methyltransferase → MTADVHRLIAFYRSPLGRISRALVREQVVALAEDVSGKRVLGLGFATPYLRFALGTAERVLAFMPARQGASAWPREGPSHTVLCDPLDMPLTDAAIDLTIAVHAMEHVADAEELMRELWRVTAPNGELILVVPRRRGIWAQRDNTPFGQGNPYSGSQLDKLLRDHSFVPIAWRDGLFLPPFQHPLVLKSTRLFERVGRLFGPAMSGVICVRARKQAFPAIPRRKREERFVRVPGMSAATARQG, encoded by the coding sequence ATGACCGCTGACGTGCACCGCCTCATCGCCTTTTACCGCTCGCCGCTGGGCCGGATATCCCGGGCGCTGGTGCGCGAACAGGTGGTGGCTCTGGCCGAAGATGTCAGCGGCAAGCGCGTGTTGGGGCTGGGCTTTGCCACGCCCTATCTGCGTTTTGCCTTGGGCACGGCCGAGCGGGTGCTGGCCTTTATGCCGGCGCGGCAGGGGGCCTCGGCCTGGCCGCGCGAGGGGCCGTCGCATACGGTCCTGTGCGATCCGCTCGACATGCCGCTGACCGATGCGGCGATCGACCTCACCATTGCCGTGCATGCCATGGAGCATGTGGCCGATGCCGAGGAACTCATGCGTGAGCTCTGGCGCGTGACGGCGCCCAATGGCGAATTGATCCTCGTGGTGCCGCGGCGCCGCGGGATCTGGGCCCAGCGCGACAATACCCCGTTCGGGCAGGGCAATCCCTATTCGGGCAGCCAGCTCGACAAGCTGCTGCGCGACCACAGCTTCGTGCCGATTGCCTGGCGCGACGGGCTGTTCCTGCCGCCCTTCCAGCATCCGCTGGTGCTGAAATCGACGCGGCTGTTCGAGCGGGTGGGGCGGCTGTTCGGGCCGGCCATGAGCGGGGTGATCTGCGTGCGCGCCCGCAAGCAGGCCTTTCCCGCCATTCCCCGGCGCAAGCGCGAGGAGCGATTCGTCCGCGTGCCCGGCATGAGTGCCGCAACGGCGCGGCAGGGCTGA
- a CDS encoding DUF3108 domain-containing protein gives MTQPRFAVLAALALFACPPAIAAEVDATAGYVLTLGGINIATMNVDLRDDGARFGLDLSANVAGLGAVVASGTAKASASGSSTGSRLAAQAFTLQTRANGETFDIDVTFAGGDVGSFKVEPPIIDNYDRVPLERKHLTGVSDFLSAFVLKGTALDKSLCDREVGVFTGVERFNLVMRYAGDDNATSARTGYQGPVVLCSVDYNPISGHFTSSEITNYLADSDRIIVWYAPLGETGYFIPYRVLLGTNMGDLSMVLTGMRF, from the coding sequence TTGACCCAGCCCCGTTTCGCCGTTCTCGCCGCACTGGCGCTGTTCGCCTGCCCGCCTGCGATCGCGGCCGAGGTCGATGCCACTGCCGGCTATGTACTGACCCTGGGCGGCATCAACATCGCCACCATGAATGTCGACCTGCGCGATGACGGCGCCCGCTTCGGCCTTGATCTCTCCGCCAATGTGGCCGGGCTCGGCGCCGTGGTTGCCAGTGGCACCGCCAAGGCCAGCGCCTCGGGCAGTTCGACCGGCAGCCGGCTGGCCGCCCAGGCCTTCACCCTGCAGACCCGCGCCAATGGCGAGACCTTCGACATCGACGTCACCTTTGCCGGTGGCGATGTCGGCTCCTTCAAGGTCGAGCCGCCCATCATCGACAATTATGACCGCGTGCCGCTCGAGCGCAAGCATCTGACCGGCGTCAGCGATTTCCTCTCCGCCTTCGTGCTCAAGGGCACCGCCCTCGACAAGAGCCTGTGCGACCGCGAGGTCGGCGTCTTTACCGGCGTCGAGCGCTTCAACCTCGTCATGCGCTATGCCGGCGATGACAATGCCACCTCGGCCCGCACCGGCTATCAGGGGCCGGTCGTGCTGTGTTCGGTCGACTACAATCCGATCTCGGGCCATTTCACCAGTTCCGAGATCACCAATTACCTGGCCGACAGCGACCGCATCATCGTCTGGTACGCCCCGCTGGGCGAGACGGGCTATTTCATCCCCTATCGCGTGCTGCTCGGCACCAATATGGGCGATCTGTCCATGGTCCTGACCGGCATGCGCTTTTAG
- the rpmB gene encoding 50S ribosomal protein L28: MARRCELTGKGVLVGNNVSHALNRTRRRFLPNLVNVTLISEALNRPVKLRITAYALRSVEHRGGLDAFLLKQSDDTLSTLAQGIKKEVRAALAA, encoded by the coding sequence ATGGCACGGCGCTGTGAACTTACCGGCAAGGGCGTTTTGGTTGGCAACAACGTTTCGCACGCTCTCAATCGTACCCGTCGTCGGTTCCTTCCGAACCTGGTGAACGTGACGCTGATCTCGGAGGCGCTCAACCGCCCCGTCAAGCTGCGCATCACCGCCTATGCCCTGCGTTCGGTTGAACACCGCGGTGGGCTCGATGCTTTCCTGCTCAAGCAGAGCGACGACACGCTGTCGACGCTGGCCCAGGGCATCAAGAAGGAAGTGCGCGCCGCTCTGGCTGCGTAA
- a CDS encoding queuosine precursor transporter: protein MLARLLAAIAAMVVVVAASNILVLYPLQAQLGPVNLADLLTWGAFTFPFAFLITDLTNRFDGARSARLVVLVGFAVGLGVSLYLSYQPLPWNPQGGPATTQRIALASATAFLVGQLLDIAVFSRLRAARAWYLPPLVGSLFGSLIDTTIFFSVAFAPALAGVDALFGLADGSLGFPAPWLGLGPDVPLWTSLATGDFLVKFLAALLLLAPYRLLMGRIRPLPPLGARA from the coding sequence ATGCTAGCTCGCTTGCTGGCGGCTATTGCCGCCATGGTCGTTGTCGTCGCGGCCTCCAATATTCTCGTGCTCTATCCGCTGCAGGCCCAGCTCGGCCCGGTCAATCTGGCGGACCTGTTGACCTGGGGCGCCTTCACCTTCCCCTTTGCCTTCCTCATCACCGATCTCACCAACCGGTTTGACGGCGCGCGCAGTGCCCGCCTGGTCGTGCTGGTGGGCTTTGCCGTGGGTCTGGGCGTCTCGCTCTATCTCAGCTATCAGCCCCTGCCCTGGAACCCCCAGGGCGGTCCGGCAACGACGCAGCGCATTGCGCTGGCTTCGGCCACGGCCTTCCTGGTCGGGCAGTTGCTCGATATCGCCGTGTTCTCGCGGCTGCGCGCGGCCAGGGCCTGGTACCTGCCGCCGCTGGTGGGGTCGCTGTTCGGTTCGCTGATCGATACCACGATCTTCTTCTCGGTAGCCTTTGCGCCGGCGCTGGCCGGCGTGGACGCGCTGTTCGGCCTTGCCGATGGGTCGCTGGGCTTTCCGGCGCCCTGGCTGGGCCTGGGCCCCGACGTGCCGCTCTGGACCTCGCTGGCGACCGGCGACTTCCTGGTCAAGTTCCTTGCCGCCCTCCTCTTGCTGGCGCCCTATCGCCTGCTGATGGGCAGGATCAGGCCGCTGCCGCCGCTGGGCGCCCGCGCCTAG
- the fdxA gene encoding ferredoxin FdxA, with amino-acid sequence MTYIVTDNCIACKYTDCVEVCPVDCFYEGENMLVIHPDECIDCGVCEPECPAEAIKPDTESGLDHWLEVNTKFASLWPNLTERRDPLPQAKEKDGETGKFEKYFSEAPGEGD; translated from the coding sequence ATGACCTATATCGTCACCGACAACTGCATTGCCTGCAAGTACACCGATTGCGTCGAAGTCTGTCCGGTGGACTGCTTTTATGAGGGTGAGAACATGCTGGTGATCCACCCCGACGAGTGCATCGACTGTGGCGTCTGCGAGCCCGAATGCCCGGCCGAAGCCATCAAGCCCGATACCGAAAGCGGGCTCGACCACTGGCTCGAGGTCAATACCAAATTCGCCTCGCTCTGGCCCAACCTGACCGAGCGGCGCGATCCGCTGCCGCAGGCCAAGGAAAAGGACGGCGAGACCGGCAAGTTCGAGAAGTACTTCTCCGAGGCGCCTGGCGAAGGCGACTGA
- a CDS encoding RNA-binding S4 domain-containing protein, producing the protein MAGLVEPAARKERLDKFLFFARAIKSRTLAQKYIESGAVRVNAERTIRSDLKVGAGDVLTMALHERILVWRIIDPGTRRGPASEAQTLYEDLSPPTLPRAERSPYEAAIAQRDDGAGRPTKKERRDTDRFRGGDDEP; encoded by the coding sequence TTGGCAGGGCTTGTCGAGCCCGCCGCCCGCAAGGAGCGGCTCGACAAGTTCCTGTTCTTTGCGCGCGCCATCAAGTCGCGCACCCTGGCGCAGAAATACATTGAATCGGGCGCCGTTCGGGTCAATGCCGAACGCACCATCCGCAGCGACCTCAAGGTCGGTGCCGGCGATGTGCTGACCATGGCGCTGCATGAGCGCATCCTGGTCTGGCGCATCATCGATCCGGGCACCCGGCGCGGCCCTGCCAGCGAGGCCCAGACGCTCTACGAGGACCTGTCGCCGCCTACACTGCCCAGGGCCGAGCGATCCCCCTATGAGGCCGCCATCGCGCAACGCGACGACGGGGCGGGCCGCCCGACCAAGAAGGAACGGCGCGACACCGACCGGTTTCGCGGCGGGGATGACGAGCCCTGA
- a CDS encoding helicase-related protein yields the protein MTFAPAQSVKAILGPTNTGKTYFAIERMLAHPTGMIGLPLRLLAREVYQRCVERVGEQAVALVTGEERIVPAKPRYWVCTVEAMPTDIRVDCLAIDEIQTATDFDRGHVFTDRILHARGLHETLLLGAATMAPVIRKLLPDAQIIDRPRFSQLVYAGSRKISRQPPRSAIVAFSGRQVYAIAELIRRERGGAAVVMGALSPRTRNAQVELYQNGDVDFLVATDAIGMGLNLDIHHVAFADDSKFDGRTSRPLTPAELGQIAGRAGRHARNGTFGVTAGTEGFDEEMVIALETHDFEPIKVLQWRNNRLDYSSIPALLNSLEMSSDSRTLTRVPIATDQRALEFVARNEAGKLARGLDGARLLWECCQIPDYQGISPANHGEIVTHIYADLVKRGKVDADWIAEQVRFCDNASGDIDTLSNRIKQIRTWTFVANRKNWLADPSHWREKTRDIEDRLSDALHERLTQRFVDRRTSVLLRHLKDKRMASPEINERGEVRLEGHLIGTLEGFRFTLARNDGDADIKNLRSAADQVVAPEIHHRAERLAGAPNEEFVLATDGRMRWKGDIVAELIEGDTLYRPRILILADETLTGTDLERVQDRLSLWLRHHVNTILEPVMALEAPADLDGAARGIGFQLFEHLGLIPRNQVADEVKNLDQDVRGKMRKLGIKFGAYHIYLPLSLKPAPRELALILFALKNGGVRQPGVTDIPHIVLSGRTSFVVDPEVDTRLYEIAGFKVAGKRAVRVDILERLADIIRPLIALDPTRHQGELPAGAAEGNGFRVTVEMTSLLGCSGEDFASILNSLGYRVKRTLKTAAPAPVEPVAATPAEASADAPALEESLTEAPASTDAADEAPIEAVMDEATPAQSMAMPDTTIVEASPATEATTGQTAPVEPAAPAEPEYDEIWSPSGKRPEAKRHDGRRRPEGEAQAKRPERNRSTAPRRPEGEVQDLTKAQHLNPKPANTRPANARPANARPAKPDARPHSENRRPDSQKGEQARFQQPREEKREKAFDPDSPFAKLAALRDGKAN from the coding sequence ATGACCTTTGCGCCCGCCCAATCCGTCAAGGCGATCCTTGGCCCCACCAATACCGGCAAGACCTATTTTGCCATCGAGCGCATGCTGGCCCATCCCACCGGGATGATCGGCCTGCCGCTGCGTTTGCTGGCGCGCGAGGTTTATCAGCGCTGTGTCGAACGGGTCGGTGAACAGGCCGTGGCGCTGGTCACCGGCGAAGAGCGCATCGTGCCGGCCAAGCCGCGCTACTGGGTCTGCACGGTCGAGGCCATGCCCACCGATATCCGCGTCGATTGTCTGGCCATCGACGAGATCCAGACCGCCACCGATTTCGACCGCGGCCATGTCTTTACCGACCGCATCCTGCACGCCCGCGGCCTGCATGAGACGCTGCTGCTGGGCGCCGCCACCATGGCGCCGGTGATCCGCAAGCTGCTGCCCGACGCCCAGATCATCGATCGGCCGCGCTTCAGCCAGCTGGTCTATGCCGGCTCCAGGAAGATTTCCCGCCAGCCGCCCCGCTCGGCCATCGTCGCCTTTTCCGGCCGCCAGGTTTACGCCATTGCCGAGCTGATCCGGCGCGAGCGCGGCGGCGCGGCCGTGGTCATGGGCGCGCTCAGCCCCCGCACCCGCAATGCCCAGGTCGAGCTCTACCAGAATGGCGATGTCGATTTTCTCGTCGCCACCGATGCCATCGGCATGGGCCTCAACCTTGATATCCATCACGTCGCCTTTGCCGATGACAGCAAGTTCGACGGCCGCACCAGCCGGCCGCTGACCCCCGCCGAGCTCGGCCAGATCGCCGGTCGCGCCGGTCGGCATGCCCGCAACGGCACCTTTGGCGTCACTGCCGGCACCGAGGGATTCGACGAGGAAATGGTGATTGCGCTCGAAACCCACGATTTCGAGCCCATCAAAGTGCTGCAATGGCGCAACAACCGGCTGGATTATTCATCCATCCCGGCTTTGCTCAACAGCCTCGAAATGAGTTCGGACAGCCGCACGCTGACCCGGGTGCCAATCGCAACCGACCAGCGCGCGCTCGAATTTGTCGCCCGCAACGAGGCCGGCAAGCTGGCGCGCGGCCTCGATGGCGCCCGACTTTTGTGGGAATGCTGCCAAATCCCTGATTATCAGGGCATTTCACCCGCCAATCACGGCGAAATCGTTACCCATATTTACGCTGATCTGGTCAAGCGGGGTAAGGTGGACGCAGACTGGATTGCCGAGCAGGTCCGCTTTTGCGACAATGCCAGCGGCGACATCGATACTTTGAGCAACCGGATCAAGCAGATTCGGACATGGACCTTCGTCGCCAACCGCAAAAACTGGCTTGCAGACCCTTCACATTGGCGCGAAAAGACCCGAGACATTGAGGACCGGCTGAGTGATGCGCTGCACGAGCGCCTGACCCAGCGCTTCGTCGACCGGCGCACCAGCGTGTTGCTTCGTCACCTGAAAGACAAACGTATGGCATCTCCCGAGATCAATGAGCGCGGCGAAGTACGGCTGGAAGGCCATCTCATCGGCACGCTTGAAGGCTTCCGCTTTACCCTGGCCCGCAACGACGGCGATGCCGACATCAAGAATCTGCGCTCCGCCGCCGATCAGGTTGTCGCGCCCGAAATCCACCACCGGGCCGAACGCCTGGCGGGGGCGCCCAATGAGGAATTCGTGCTGGCCACCGATGGCCGCATGCGCTGGAAGGGCGACATCGTCGCCGAGCTGATCGAGGGCGACACGCTCTACCGGCCCCGCATCCTGATCCTGGCGGACGAGACGCTGACCGGCACCGACCTCGAACGCGTGCAGGATCGGCTGAGCCTCTGGCTGCGCCATCACGTCAACACCATTCTCGAGCCCGTCATGGCGCTCGAAGCCCCGGCCGATCTCGATGGCGCCGCGCGCGGCATCGGCTTCCAGCTGTTCGAGCATCTCGGGCTCATCCCCCGCAACCAGGTCGCTGACGAGGTCAAGAACCTCGACCAGGACGTGCGCGGCAAGATGCGCAAGCTGGGCATCAAGTTCGGCGCCTATCACATCTACCTGCCGCTCTCGCTCAAGCCCGCCCCGCGCGAACTGGCGCTGATCCTGTTTGCGCTCAAGAATGGCGGCGTGCGCCAGCCCGGCGTCACCGATATCCCCCACATCGTGCTGAGCGGCCGCACCAGCTTTGTCGTCGATCCCGAGGTCGACACCAGGCTCTATGAGATTGCCGGCTTCAAGGTGGCCGGCAAGCGCGCCGTCCGCGTCGATATCCTCGAGCGCCTGGCCGACATCATCCGGCCGCTGATCGCGCTCGATCCGACGCGGCACCAGGGCGAACTGCCCGCCGGCGCCGCCGAAGGCAATGGCTTCCGCGTCACCGTGGAAATGACCTCGCTGCTGGGTTGCTCGGGCGAAGACTTCGCCTCGATCCTCAATTCGCTGGGCTATCGCGTCAAACGTACGCTCAAGACGGCAGCGCCAGCGCCGGTTGAGCCCGTGGCAGCGACCCCGGCCGAAGCCAGCGCCGATGCGCCCGCACTTGAAGAGAGCCTGACCGAGGCCCCGGCCAGCACCGATGCCGCCGACGAGGCGCCAATCGAGGCTGTCATGGACGAGGCGACCCCCGCCCAGAGCATGGCCATGCCTGACACGACCATTGTCGAGGCCTCGCCCGCAACCGAGGCGACCACTGGCCAGACGGCACCGGTCGAGCCGGCTGCCCCGGCCGAGCCCGAATATGACGAAATCTGGTCGCCCAGCGGCAAGCGCCCCGAGGCCAAACGGCATGACGGCCGTCGTCGCCCCGAGGGCGAAGCACAGGCCAAGCGTCCCGAGCGCAATCGCTCGACCGCGCCCCGCCGGCCCGAGGGTGAAGTGCAGGACCTGACCAAGGCCCAGCATCTCAACCCCAAGCCGGCCAATACCCGCCCTGCCAATGCCCGGCCCGCCAATGCGCGGCCGGCCAAGCCCGATGCCCGCCCGCACAGCGAAAACCGCCGTCCGGACAGCCAGAAGGGCGAGCAGGCCCGGTTCCAGCAGCCGCGTGAGGAAAAGCGCGAAAAGGCTTTCGATCCCGATAGCCCCTTCGCCAAGCTGGCCGCCCTGCGCGACGGCAAGGCAAACTAG